Proteins encoded by one window of Enterococcus faecalis:
- a CDS encoding isopeptide-forming domain-containing fimbrial protein, whose amino-acid sequence MFKKATKLLSTMVIVAGTVVGNFSPTLALAEGVVKAGDTEGMTNTVKVKDDSLADCKRILEGQAAFPVQAGETEPVDLVVVEDASGSFSDNFPHVRQAIDEVVQGLSDQDRVMLASYRGGKQFMFPDGKTKINSADYDMNVRVNTQLTYDKSQFVSGFGDVRTYGGTPTAPGLKLALDTYNQTHGDLTNRKTYFLLVTDGVANTRLDGYLHKTNTNDSINEYPDPRHPLQVSVEYSNDYQGAAAEVLALNQEITNQGYEMINAYWESVESLSSVNSYFDKYKTEVGPFVKQELQQGSSTPEDFITSQSIDDFTTQLKQIVKDRLAQSTPATASLTIANQFDIQSATATDDAGNDVPVQINGQTISATSTEGYVGNITIHYEVKENTAIDAATLVSSGTMNQGTIAKEFPEATIPKNDNAHACDVTPEDPTITKDIENQEHLDLTNREDSFDWHVKTAFGNETSTWQQASLVDDINQLLDIQKVVVTDENGKDVTANGIVTQENNKVTFEMNKQADSYSYLAGHTYTMTITTKIKDGATDEELAPYIEQGGIPNQADLNFGNEGDVLHSNKPTVTPPAPTPEDPKKPEPKQPLKPKKPLTPTNHQAPTNPVNFGKSASKGIHLPMTNTTVNPLYMIAGLIVLIVAISFGITKNKKRKN is encoded by the coding sequence ATGTTTAAGAAAGCAACGAAATTATTATCGACAATGGTGATTGTCGCTGGAACAGTTGTGGGAAATTTCAGTCCCACATTGGCTTTAGCCGAAGGAGTGGTTAAAGCAGGAGATACAGAAGGAATGACCAATACGGTGAAAGTGAAAGATGACAGTCTAGCTGATTGTAAACGGATATTGGAAGGACAAGCTGCTTTCCCAGTTCAAGCGGGTGAAACGGAACCGGTTGATTTAGTGGTTGTTGAAGATGCCAGTGGTAGTTTTTCAGATAATTTTCCACATGTAAGACAAGCGATTGATGAAGTGGTTCAAGGTTTATCTGATCAAGACCGCGTGATGCTGGCTTCGTATCGCGGCGGAAAACAATTTATGTTTCCTGATGGAAAGACAAAAATTAATTCAGCTGATTATGATATGAATGTGCGCGTCAATACGCAATTGACTTATGATAAAAGCCAATTTGTCTCTGGTTTTGGAGACGTTCGGACGTATGGTGGTACGCCAACCGCCCCAGGATTGAAACTCGCTTTAGATACGTACAATCAAACACACGGAGATTTAACGAATCGAAAAACGTATTTCCTATTAGTGACAGATGGGGTCGCTAATACACGTTTAGATGGTTACTTGCATAAAACCAATACCAATGATTCAATCAATGAATATCCAGATCCAAGACATCCTCTTCAAGTCTCAGTGGAATATAGTAATGACTACCAAGGTGCAGCAGCAGAAGTTTTAGCGTTAAACCAAGAAATTACTAACCAAGGCTATGAAATGATTAATGCGTATTGGGAAAGTGTTGAATCTTTAAGTTCAGTGAATTCATACTTTGATAAATATAAAACAGAAGTGGGTCCTTTTGTAAAACAAGAGTTGCAACAAGGGTCTAGCACACCAGAAGATTTTATTACAAGCCAATCTATTGATGATTTTACAACCCAATTAAAACAAATTGTCAAAGATCGTCTGGCGCAATCGACACCAGCAACAGCTTCATTAACGATTGCCAATCAATTTGATATTCAATCGGCGACCGCTACGGACGATGCTGGAAATGATGTGCCTGTTCAAATTAACGGACAAACCATTTCAGCAACTAGTACAGAAGGTTACGTAGGAAACATCACGATTCACTACGAAGTCAAAGAAAATACAGCGATTGATGCAGCAACCCTTGTAAGTAGTGGGACAATGAATCAAGGGACAATTGCTAAGGAATTTCCAGAAGCGACGATTCCTAAAAATGACAATGCGCATGCGTGTGACGTGACGCCAGAAGATCCAACGATTACAAAAGATATCGAAAATCAAGAGCACTTAGATTTAACCAATCGTGAAGATAGTTTCGATTGGCATGTCAAAACAGCCTTTGGTAACGAAACAAGTACTTGGCAACAAGCCAGTTTAGTAGATGATATTAACCAATTATTAGATATCCAAAAAGTCGTTGTCACAGATGAAAATGGTAAAGATGTTACAGCCAACGGCATAGTAACACAAGAAAATAACAAAGTAACTTTTGAAATGAACAAACAAGCAGACAGCTACTCATACTTAGCTGGACATACGTACACAATGACTATTACCACTAAAATTAAAGACGGCGCAACCGATGAAGAATTAGCACCTTATATTGAACAAGGCGGGATTCCCAACCAAGCGGACTTAAACTTTGGCAACGAAGGGGACGTGTTGCATTCCAACAAACCAACTGTAACACCGCCTGCACCAACGCCAGAAGATCCAAAAAAACCTGAACCTAAACAACCGCTAAAACCGAAAAAACCGTTGACGCCTACAAATCATCAAGCACCAACGAACCCAGTCAATTTTGGAAAATCAGCAAGTAAAGGAATTCATTTACCAATGACTAATACAACAGTAAATCCACTTTACATGATCGCAGGTTTAATTGTCCTTATAGTGGCTATTAGCTTTGGCATAACAAAAAATAAAAAAAGAAAAAATTAG
- a CDS encoding bacteriocin: MNKKIAFSLLILLLSLLVGFTFIPHKKELSFNEYQEKKHSGETFYVVLKKKNCSDCQDFEKLLQAPKQVYYVELTNKETMKEWSTFIRENKVLHVPSMFKIDNGHLKKIDGEGDANQLFANYQKITK; encoded by the coding sequence ATGAATAAAAAAATTGCGTTCAGTCTGTTAATTTTGTTACTTAGTTTGTTGGTAGGTTTTACATTTATTCCGCATAAAAAGGAATTAAGTTTCAATGAGTATCAAGAAAAAAAGCACTCTGGCGAAACATTTTATGTTGTTTTAAAAAAGAAAAACTGTTCAGATTGTCAGGATTTCGAGAAACTATTGCAAGCACCTAAACAGGTTTACTATGTAGAATTAACCAACAAAGAGACCATGAAGGAATGGTCAACATTTATCCGAGAAAATAAAGTTTTACATGTGCCATCTATGTTTAAAATAGATAACGGCCATCTCAAGAAAATTGATGGAGAAGGAGATGCGAATCAATTATTCGCAAACTATCAAAAAATAACGAAGTAA
- a CDS encoding glycerophosphoryl diester phosphodiesterase membrane domain-containing protein, which produces MSAWQTFKNGTRQFFKDILQYLWLFFTLNVLLLLVGGAFSWATSNALKTQGIPYLSFNNLNLLLEKPLALVLLILLLLLFLGAVFYQFTFLLLGIFQIRQDHHFHFKGVTKASFKVLKKQGARSWLFFFGYFVVIVPFGNLIFQSNLLTKFVIPDFIVEFLSQRIPYLVGLLAFGLLVWYLAIRFIYTLPLMILERKKAGEAVKASWSMTNKRLWFIIRNIAFVTIAVFVSTYVIYVLLYLLQLKLDTLSDTISLLVGILNLTVVQFLQFVSNAWLSVLLINFLYTQLNVQAETTTKVAFDKETKRNKLVTIGMGLGLFTIFGGYIIFNAVYLTGLLESKPLIISHRGVTNSNGVQNTIPAMERTIKFKPDYIEIDVQETKDHQFVVMHDANLQELAGVDGTPQEFTLAELTKMTVKENGQEAPIASFDDYLAKANQAKQKLLVEIKTSKQDSQGALSNFIEKYERPLIKNNHQVQSLDYNVIKAFKKAKSKVKVSFILPYNFTFPETQADLYTMEATTLNDTFILKADQQKKAVYAWTVNDSEVLSKMLFMDVARVITDDLELVNEEVNDFEKNPSYADRILHYIFMLPSVASQ; this is translated from the coding sequence ATGTCTGCTTGGCAAACATTTAAAAATGGAACAAGGCAATTTTTTAAAGACATCTTGCAGTACTTATGGTTATTTTTTACTTTAAATGTCTTATTATTATTGGTGGGTGGGGCTTTTAGTTGGGCTACTTCCAACGCACTAAAAACTCAAGGTATTCCTTATCTTTCGTTTAATAACCTGAATTTACTGTTAGAAAAGCCGCTTGCTCTGGTGTTATTAATTCTCTTGTTGTTACTTTTTTTAGGTGCAGTTTTTTATCAGTTTACCTTTTTATTATTAGGGATTTTTCAAATACGGCAAGACCATCATTTTCATTTTAAAGGAGTTACCAAGGCATCTTTTAAGGTTCTTAAAAAGCAAGGTGCCCGTTCGTGGTTATTCTTTTTCGGTTATTTTGTTGTCATTGTCCCTTTTGGTAACCTGATTTTCCAAAGTAATCTATTGACGAAATTTGTGATTCCAGATTTTATTGTTGAATTTTTGTCCCAACGAATTCCTTACTTGGTGGGGCTACTGGCTTTTGGGTTATTAGTCTGGTATTTAGCTATTCGTTTCATTTACACGCTTCCATTAATGATTTTGGAAAGAAAAAAAGCGGGCGAGGCAGTTAAGGCTAGTTGGTCAATGACAAACAAACGATTATGGTTCATTATTCGTAATATTGCATTTGTGACGATCGCGGTATTTGTTTCAACGTATGTTATTTATGTGTTACTTTATCTTCTACAGTTGAAGTTAGATACCTTGAGCGATACCATTAGCTTGCTAGTTGGTATTTTAAATTTAACGGTTGTCCAATTTTTACAGTTTGTCTCTAATGCTTGGCTTTCAGTATTACTGATTAATTTCTTATATACACAATTAAATGTTCAAGCAGAAACGACGACAAAAGTTGCCTTTGACAAAGAAACGAAACGTAATAAATTAGTGACTATCGGAATGGGCCTAGGACTATTCACCATTTTTGGCGGCTATATAATTTTCAACGCTGTTTACTTAACAGGGCTATTAGAATCAAAACCTTTGATTATTTCGCATCGAGGGGTCACCAATAGTAATGGCGTGCAAAATACTATTCCTGCTATGGAAAGAACCATTAAATTTAAACCAGATTATATTGAAATTGATGTTCAAGAAACCAAAGACCATCAATTTGTTGTGATGCATGATGCAAACCTTCAAGAACTCGCCGGCGTTGATGGCACGCCGCAAGAATTTACGTTGGCTGAATTAACAAAAATGACCGTTAAAGAAAATGGCCAAGAAGCACCAATTGCCAGTTTTGATGATTATTTAGCGAAAGCAAACCAAGCCAAACAAAAATTACTAGTAGAAATTAAAACGTCTAAACAAGATAGTCAAGGTGCGCTATCTAACTTTATTGAAAAATATGAACGTCCTTTGATAAAGAATAACCATCAGGTTCAATCTCTCGACTACAATGTGATCAAAGCGTTTAAAAAAGCCAAATCAAAAGTAAAAGTTAGTTTTATTTTGCCCTATAATTTCACTTTTCCAGAAACACAAGCTGATTTGTATACAATGGAAGCTACCACGTTGAACGATACCTTCATTTTAAAAGCTGACCAACAGAAAAAAGCAGTTTATGCTTGGACAGTTAATGACTCAGAGGTATTAAGTAAAATGCTCTTTATGGATGTCGCTAGAGTGATTACCGATGATTTGGAGTTAGTCAATGAAGAAGTCAATGACTTTGAAAAAAATCCATCGTATGCGGATCGTATTTTGCATTATATTTTTATGCTACCAAGTGTGGCTTCTCAATAA
- a CDS encoding NUDIX hydrolase: MKKEFSRVLLKNQSDEILILKDRPDTWNFPGGKQELGESALECAIREMKEELAVEITELEEIFTGPLVFDSIVWQGHFYFAKQAQGKVTLNEPNKIKGVQFIKRFEEVNFSPGLAPLFDYLACSDYLKLNKTNWK, translated from the coding sequence ATGAAAAAAGAATTTTCGCGAGTACTTCTTAAAAATCAATCTGATGAAATTCTTATCTTAAAAGATCGGCCAGACACATGGAATTTCCCTGGCGGAAAACAAGAACTTGGTGAATCAGCGCTGGAATGTGCGATTCGTGAAATGAAAGAAGAGTTAGCAGTGGAAATTACTGAACTTGAAGAAATTTTTACTGGACCACTTGTTTTTGATTCAATCGTTTGGCAAGGACATTTTTATTTTGCCAAACAAGCCCAAGGAAAAGTTACCCTGAACGAACCAAATAAAATTAAAGGCGTACAATTTATTAAGCGGTTTGAGGAAGTAAATTTTTCACCAGGATTAGCTCCGCTATTTGATTATTTGGCGTGTAGCGATTATTTAAAGTTAAACAAAACTAACTGGAAATAG
- a CDS encoding cold-shock protein, which produces MNNGTVKWFNADKGFGFITGEDGNDVFAHFSAIQSDGFKTLDEGQAVTFDTEEGPRGLQATNIVKA; this is translated from the coding sequence ATGAACAACGGTACAGTAAAATGGTTTAACGCAGACAAAGGTTTTGGATTTATTACAGGTGAAGATGGCAATGATGTATTTGCACATTTTTCAGCTATTCAATCAGATGGATTTAAAACTTTAGACGAAGGCCAAGCAGTAACTTTTGATACTGAAGAAGGTCCACGCGGCTTACAAGCAACGAACATCGTAAAAGCTTAA
- the rpoN gene encoding RNA polymerase factor sigma-54 — protein sequence MKFEQRMSQQQKQVQKLAMTQQLQQSIQILQFNTEELAAFVEAKALENPLIDLQVDTQYTTDFPITSRSYTNQDEENNYMNQIPDYHLSLFESLIDQIHLNYRDTYLRTLVLFLVEYIDVNGYLTISLEEAAEKTEASAIQMLDALTLLQQLDPAGVGARNLQECLMLQTERDDTAPNLAYILLEEEFDALVSRKWGPLAKKFGIELAEIQLIFDYIQTLSPAPGNIFDATEELYIRPDLTVRIKEDRIVVISNKAGRPTLNFQENYFKRMQETDDKEVQEYIKDKKNEFEWLERAVNQRGDTILRVGQEIVRRQEAFFLEADRPLKPMTLKEIADALSIHESTVSRAVNGKYLETTFGVFELRSFFSTSILSSEEDGEDVSTTMVKKQLQKLIDQEVKSKPLSDQKLVERLKDSGMEISRRTVAKYREALGIPSSSKRKRYE from the coding sequence ATGAAATTTGAGCAACGAATGTCCCAACAACAAAAACAAGTCCAGAAGTTGGCCATGACTCAACAGCTTCAACAATCTATTCAAATTTTACAATTTAATACGGAAGAACTCGCTGCCTTTGTTGAAGCGAAAGCACTAGAGAATCCATTAATTGATTTACAAGTAGACACGCAGTACACCACAGATTTTCCGATAACTAGTCGTTCTTACACCAACCAAGACGAAGAAAATAATTATATGAATCAAATTCCAGACTATCATTTATCATTATTTGAGTCTTTAATTGATCAAATTCATTTGAATTACCGCGATACATACTTGCGAACATTGGTATTGTTTTTAGTAGAATATATAGACGTGAATGGTTATTTAACGATTTCATTAGAAGAAGCGGCAGAGAAAACCGAAGCAAGCGCCATTCAAATGCTAGATGCATTAACTTTGTTACAACAGCTAGATCCAGCAGGTGTGGGGGCTCGCAATTTACAAGAATGTTTGATGCTACAAACAGAACGAGACGATACCGCGCCTAATTTAGCGTATATTTTATTGGAGGAAGAATTTGATGCCTTAGTGAGTCGTAAATGGGGCCCGTTAGCTAAAAAATTCGGAATTGAATTAGCAGAAATTCAATTGATCTTTGATTATATACAAACGTTATCGCCAGCGCCAGGGAATATTTTTGATGCGACCGAGGAATTGTATATTCGACCAGATTTAACTGTCCGAATCAAGGAAGATCGAATAGTGGTGATTTCCAACAAAGCTGGTCGACCGACATTAAATTTTCAAGAAAATTATTTCAAACGAATGCAAGAGACTGACGACAAAGAAGTCCAAGAATATATTAAGGATAAGAAAAACGAATTTGAATGGTTAGAGCGCGCAGTGAATCAGCGGGGGGATACAATTTTACGTGTAGGGCAAGAAATTGTGCGCCGTCAAGAAGCCTTCTTTTTAGAAGCAGATCGGCCATTAAAACCAATGACTTTAAAAGAAATTGCGGATGCTTTGTCTATTCATGAATCGACAGTTAGTCGTGCGGTCAATGGAAAATATCTAGAAACCACGTTTGGCGTCTTTGAATTGCGCTCATTCTTCTCCACAAGTATTCTTTCATCAGAAGAAGATGGCGAGGATGTCTCAACAACGATGGTTAAAAAGCAACTACAAAAATTAATTGATCAAGAAGTAAAAAGTAAACCGTTATCTGATCAAAAATTAGTCGAGCGATTAAAAGATTCAGGCATGGAAATATCCCGACGAACGGTGGCAAAATATCGTGAAGCCCTAGGGATTCCATCTTCATCTAAACGAAAACGATATGAGTAA
- a CDS encoding acyltransferase family protein, with the protein MNQTANSKKKRYITGFDGIRTIAVIGVILYHLFPQVMRGGYLGVPIFFVVSGYLINDLLRQEWAENQTIDLKGFYVRRMKRLYPALIVMLLSAVSYITLFQQDLLNNIRSVVASSVFYYNNWWQIFKGFSYFDGFATQSPFVHIWSLAVEAQNYLIWPLLFILLERFVRKRGRIFSLVLIGALISVTLMAVLYVPGADPTRVYYGTDTRVFSILLGSALAYVWPSTRLKEEIPEASKKILNGAGLSALVLLVLAFLTLSDHTNFVYYGGMFLISLAATVLVAVTAHPGADMNRWLTNPVFTWIGKRSYGIYLYQFPIMIFYEAKIKTLSDHVFLHSLVEIALILVVSELSYRFIEHPLTRLSYKDVWTQFTEFLRKPWDLREKGTMAFMTVISVIAVFGLIVAPANAKSAQQEQLEKNIAKNQQKIEERKKEVQESGTKNSSTSTESSTKPSESQDVLPTQLTPEQVKKAQNLEITTIGDSVILDGASGLQDIFPKMIIDGEVGRQLYSSISLIGELDKKKMLKNTVLVSLGTNGPFTEAQFDEFMKALGNRKVYWINVRVPTRRWQNQVNSLLSQMDKKYDNLTVIDWFNYSNAHDDWFYDDRVHPNVAGGEQYTHFIAEKILQ; encoded by the coding sequence ATGAATCAGACAGCAAATAGCAAGAAAAAACGCTATATTACAGGTTTTGATGGCATTCGGACGATCGCTGTAATTGGCGTGATTTTGTATCACCTTTTTCCCCAAGTCATGCGAGGTGGCTACTTAGGTGTTCCGATTTTCTTTGTTGTTTCAGGTTATCTTATTAACGACTTGTTGCGGCAAGAATGGGCAGAAAATCAGACCATTGATTTAAAAGGATTTTATGTGCGAAGGATGAAACGGCTGTATCCAGCATTAATTGTGATGCTTTTAAGTGCAGTTAGTTATATTACACTCTTTCAGCAGGATTTATTAAACAATATTCGCAGCGTTGTCGCTAGTAGTGTTTTTTATTACAACAACTGGTGGCAAATTTTTAAAGGGTTTTCTTATTTTGATGGATTTGCGACACAATCGCCATTTGTACATATTTGGTCATTGGCAGTTGAAGCGCAAAATTATTTAATTTGGCCATTACTTTTTATTCTTCTGGAACGCTTTGTTCGTAAGCGCGGTCGAATTTTCAGTTTAGTTTTAATCGGCGCCTTAATTTCGGTGACGCTGATGGCCGTTTTATATGTTCCTGGCGCAGATCCTACACGTGTCTATTATGGAACAGACACACGTGTTTTTTCTATTTTACTAGGTAGTGCATTGGCGTATGTTTGGCCAAGCACACGTTTGAAAGAAGAAATTCCAGAAGCCTCTAAAAAAATCTTAAATGGCGCTGGTTTAAGTGCCTTAGTTCTTTTAGTGTTAGCCTTTTTAACATTATCAGATCATACAAATTTTGTTTATTACGGCGGCATGTTTTTAATTAGTTTGGCAGCCACTGTCTTAGTGGCCGTCACTGCACATCCAGGGGCAGATATGAATCGTTGGTTAACGAATCCGGTCTTTACGTGGATAGGTAAACGGAGTTATGGCATTTACTTGTATCAATTCCCAATCATGATTTTTTATGAGGCCAAAATTAAGACCTTATCGGACCATGTTTTTCTACATTCATTGGTTGAAATAGCATTAATTTTAGTCGTGAGCGAATTGTCTTATCGTTTTATCGAACATCCACTGACACGATTGTCTTATAAGGATGTCTGGACTCAATTCACTGAGTTCTTACGGAAACCGTGGGACCTTCGTGAAAAAGGGACAATGGCCTTTATGACAGTGATTAGCGTGATTGCAGTATTCGGTTTAATTGTGGCTCCAGCAAACGCTAAAAGTGCGCAACAAGAGCAACTAGAAAAAAATATTGCGAAAAATCAGCAAAAAATTGAAGAACGTAAAAAAGAAGTCCAAGAAAGTGGCACGAAAAATAGTAGCACGTCCACAGAAAGTAGTACAAAACCGAGTGAAAGCCAAGACGTTCTACCCACACAACTCACACCAGAGCAAGTAAAAAAAGCGCAGAATTTAGAAATCACAACTATTGGTGATTCTGTTATTCTAGATGGTGCTAGCGGGTTACAAGATATTTTCCCTAAAATGATTATCGATGGAGAAGTGGGCCGTCAATTGTATAGTAGCATTTCACTAATTGGTGAACTAGACAAAAAGAAAATGCTTAAAAATACTGTTTTAGTGAGTTTAGGTACGAATGGTCCTTTTACAGAGGCACAATTTGATGAATTTATGAAAGCGTTAGGTAATCGAAAAGTTTATTGGATTAATGTTCGCGTCCCAACTAGAAGATGGCAAAATCAAGTGAATAGTTTACTTAGTCAAATGGACAAAAAATACGATAACTTAACGGTCATTGACTGGTTTAATTATAGTAACGCCCATGATGATTGGTTTTATGATGACCGAGTTCATCCAAATGTGGCAGGTGGCGAGCAATACACACACTTTATCGCGGAGAAAATTTTACAGTAG
- the metK gene encoding methionine adenosyltransferase: protein MTERHLFTSESVSEGHPDKVADQVSDAILDAILEKDPMARVACETSVTTGLVLVFGEISTIAYVDIQKIVRQTVKDIGYTRAKYGFDGETVAVLVAIDEQSPDIAQGVDAALEVRDQDEKDDIGAGDQGLMFGFAVDETPELMPLPIALSHRLVRRLAELRKEKVLPYLRPDAKSQVTVEYDDQGQPQRVDTIVISTQHDDETTLEQIEKDIKEQVINEVIPHELLDDETKYFINPTGRFVIGGPQGDAGLTGRKIIVDTYGGYARHGGGAFSGKDATKVDRSASYAARYIAKNIVAAGLAKKVEVQLAYAIGVAQPVSISINTFGTSDLPESKLIEAVRKNFDLRPAGIIEMLDLRRPIYKQTAAYGHFGRTDIDLPWEQTDKVEALKASLAE, encoded by the coding sequence ATGACAGAAAGACATTTATTTACATCAGAATCCGTTTCAGAAGGACATCCAGATAAGGTAGCTGACCAAGTCAGTGATGCAATTTTAGATGCGATTTTGGAGAAAGATCCGATGGCCCGCGTGGCATGTGAAACATCCGTAACAACTGGTTTAGTCCTAGTATTTGGAGAAATTTCTACAATAGCTTATGTAGATATCCAAAAAATTGTTCGTCAAACTGTGAAAGATATTGGTTATACACGAGCAAAATATGGATTTGATGGAGAGACTGTCGCAGTTCTTGTAGCAATCGATGAGCAATCACCTGATATCGCTCAAGGGGTTGACGCAGCCTTAGAAGTGCGTGATCAAGATGAAAAAGACGATATTGGCGCTGGTGACCAAGGCTTAATGTTTGGTTTTGCTGTTGACGAAACACCGGAATTAATGCCATTACCGATCGCGTTAAGTCATCGTTTGGTTCGCCGTTTAGCAGAATTGCGGAAGGAAAAAGTCTTACCTTACTTACGTCCTGATGCAAAATCTCAAGTAACAGTGGAATATGATGATCAAGGTCAACCACAACGTGTGGATACGATCGTCATCAGTACACAACATGATGATGAAACAACCTTAGAACAAATCGAAAAAGATATTAAAGAACAAGTAATCAATGAGGTGATTCCTCATGAACTTTTAGATGATGAAACAAAATACTTTATCAACCCAACTGGTCGCTTTGTAATCGGTGGCCCTCAAGGAGATGCCGGCTTAACTGGTCGTAAAATTATCGTTGATACTTATGGCGGTTATGCTCGTCATGGCGGCGGTGCTTTTTCTGGAAAAGATGCAACCAAAGTTGACCGCTCTGCTAGTTATGCTGCGCGTTATATCGCGAAAAACATTGTTGCTGCTGGTTTGGCGAAAAAAGTAGAAGTCCAATTAGCTTATGCAATTGGTGTGGCGCAACCAGTGTCTATTTCTATTAATACGTTTGGTACGAGTGATCTTCCAGAAAGTAAATTAATCGAAGCAGTTCGTAAAAACTTTGATTTACGTCCAGCAGGCATTATTGAAATGCTAGATTTACGTCGCCCAATTTATAAACAAACTGCGGCTTATGGTCATTTTGGTCGAACAGATATTGATTTACCTTGGGAACAAACAGATAAAGTTGAAGCGTTAAAAGCTAGTTTAGCTGAATAA
- a CDS encoding MDR family MFS transporter, protein MAKETNVKLVTVSVFVATFMTAIEGTIVSTAMPTIVGSLHGMEIMNWVFSIYLLTNAMLTPIYGKLADKIGRKPVFMIGIIIFILGSSLCGFAQDMLTLIIARAIQGVGAGAILPVALTIIADMYSLDKRAKILGLNSAAWGIASIFGPLAGGFIVDTVGWHWIFFINVPIGLVLLGLISIFLVEPKRERTKMPMDILGSVTLMAVLLTLLLGFQMISDNGFTLVTFGCLSLSVLFFVAFVMIEKRAQDPVIDLHLFNQPTFVLVNLIAALISGFLMGIDVYIPMWMQGVLGKSAGIGGLVLAPMSLLWMAGSFIASSFMEKYAMKKVLTIGLSILLVGAIFLVVMPMAVPFWLFFVVSSVLGVGFGITITTTTVTAQSTVEPEKMGVATSFNTLVRTIGQTVMVSIFGVILNAGMFAKLEASALNVDADVMNQLVNPHTANLIPAALLKPLRGILYAGLHNVYLVGAGLVVVALLLNIFAKAQRAKV, encoded by the coding sequence ATGGCAAAAGAAACAAATGTTAAATTAGTCACGGTGAGTGTTTTTGTGGCAACATTTATGACAGCCATTGAAGGGACCATTGTGTCTACTGCGATGCCAACGATTGTCGGCTCGTTACATGGCATGGAAATTATGAACTGGGTATTTTCAATTTATTTATTAACGAATGCGATGTTAACACCGATTTATGGGAAACTTGCGGATAAAATTGGTCGTAAACCTGTCTTCATGATTGGCATTATCATTTTTATTTTGGGCTCCTCGTTGTGTGGCTTTGCTCAAGATATGTTGACTTTAATTATTGCCCGCGCAATTCAAGGTGTGGGTGCAGGCGCAATTTTACCAGTTGCGTTAACGATTATTGCCGATATGTATTCATTGGACAAGCGAGCGAAAATTTTAGGTTTAAACAGTGCCGCCTGGGGAATTGCTAGTATTTTTGGTCCGTTAGCAGGTGGTTTTATTGTAGATACAGTCGGTTGGCATTGGATTTTCTTCATTAATGTTCCTATTGGACTTGTTTTATTGGGCTTGATTAGTATTTTCTTAGTTGAACCAAAGCGGGAACGGACCAAGATGCCAATGGATATTTTGGGCAGCGTTACTTTGATGGCAGTGCTGCTAACGTTATTGCTAGGTTTTCAAATGATTAGCGATAATGGTTTTACATTAGTAACATTTGGTTGTTTGAGTTTGAGTGTGCTCTTTTTTGTAGCATTTGTGATGATAGAAAAACGCGCGCAAGACCCAGTGATTGATTTGCATTTATTTAATCAACCAACGTTTGTTTTAGTAAATCTTATTGCAGCGCTTATTAGCGGTTTCTTAATGGGGATTGATGTCTACATTCCGATGTGGATGCAAGGTGTCTTAGGAAAAAGTGCAGGAATTGGTGGCTTAGTTTTAGCGCCTATGTCGTTACTTTGGATGGCTGGATCATTTATAGCAAGTAGTTTTATGGAAAAATATGCTATGAAAAAAGTCTTAACGATTGGGTTATCGATTCTATTAGTCGGGGCCATCTTTTTAGTGGTAATGCCAATGGCCGTTCCGTTTTGGCTTTTCTTTGTAGTGTCTTCTGTCTTAGGAGTTGGTTTTGGGATTACTATCACAACGACTACGGTGACAGCACAAAGTACAGTGGAGCCTGAAAAAATGGGGGTTGCAACATCGTTTAATACGTTGGTGCGTACAATTGGGCAGACTGTGATGGTGTCAATTTTTGGTGTGATTTTAAATGCAGGAATGTTTGCGAAATTGGAAGCGAGCGCGTTAAACGTCGATGCAGATGTCATGAATCAATTAGTGAATCCACATACTGCAAATTTAATTCCAGCTGCGTTGTTAAAACCATTACGCGGTATCCTCTATGCAGGTCTGCATAATGTTTACTTAGTCGGTGCGGGCTTAGTTGTTGTCGCTCTTTTGTTAAATATTTTCGCAAAAGCGCAACGAGCGAAGGTTTAG